In one window of Paraflavitalea soli DNA:
- a CDS encoding FtsW/RodA/SpoVE family cell cycle protein encodes MAVKAGNTNHYVKREGWLLLTGAALILLFLFFNLFQALSPQLAKTNTALLEGRALKLESVVNKDVLRKVITDGSYYTDQRDVDLLVDSLAGKLLALGQPDNLGALNKGAYAITAPVPWKTTIGGIDFQDRLRASRQRLGFDSALYVQELTSPVNSELLSGASSSGGRVMIATGDQEMTGRVLYQDKPMPGVLVQLRQHIPSLEEDSLTGIIGYARTNAKGEFAFAGLFRDSGYSVLPLKPGYEFGSRKGTSALRNNPAFTFVAKPHKIRLIGSIVYGQLKEDGALIVRTPEEFKTSFQIIAGGLILAFFIVHLILSVRKRQPDIFLLPVLLLLCGISVLTLFSIQHPLTDSLHAFQTLQGIVAGLVAYTVFSSVNVGAWYTRWWFDGLFNFRNKHIYQLKGWTWLALAVALAITTVLIGTGPEGSGVKVNLQLGGFTFQPSEITKYLLLFFLAAFFAANEENIRNLSDIRWRFYINWGVFAGIGLILALYLFMGDMGPALVVCFTFLFFYSIARGNLLFTVMAGLIYGGLLLVLPGWMATAAALLLVVIGLLVQGNLRSTKWYGAFAAIADAPVIIIMVIAAFAFGDKVPGIGERLADRKAMWLSQWDNDVFGGDHLAHSYWTLSSGGFSGQGIGRGFPNTMPAAHTDMILPSIGEELGWLGLVAVLLLFGILIHRSFLHARRSGQPFTFYLCAGIAITIGIQLLIIAGGSIGLLPLTGVAVPFLSYGKISLIINLAAMGIVAGISAREGQEVQRERMQKNYDPVLATGIAFFLIGIIALSAKLLFVQVIDRDKYIVKQARVVMRNGVPVYSYNPRIDKLMRLLAAGNVYDRKGLVLATSEPGTIQQNMDTLQRAGLSSAWLHQLMQKRVRRFYPFAEGLFFWTGDYNTRLFWGQANGYFAEARHLTALRGFGVTREIQDSVYTLYQPDRFTRPFYKTVPMARYDYTALVDGLKSGIDTNEAAIRKIRDKDRNIQLTVDAALQVELQDSLRNSLFQQKRISVVVLDAATGDVLASALNPLPNLQSPELMQLSDRERNQLETPVTERDLGMTYSTAPGSTAKILTAMAGFNKMGMAATEVRYNDIYRPEIFRDNKREQEPFIPKVPFVDMHEAIVNSSNIFFIRLANENHLEEEMAALYEATGMSLEQRGGYNYTGSNDVQKQSADLAAWRKEVLNHDRKQYNNPNYVGTTKRYRSLFSGIAWGQSVLTATPASMARMAGGIANHGLLQPSRYSLQEAGKPTPLPEGIKIAKDTAYASLLKQFMIDQSSTPGKLKIKDTRVAGKSGTPERIIKGEKQSDGWYVFFAPTPDNTSYTVTCIRIESGQSSANAVLLANTVAKILQRRAYMGSF; translated from the coding sequence ATGGCTGTTAAGGCAGGCAATACCAATCATTATGTAAAAAGAGAAGGCTGGCTCCTCCTCACAGGTGCGGCATTAATACTCCTCTTCCTGTTCTTCAACCTCTTTCAGGCACTCTCGCCACAACTGGCAAAAACAAATACCGCACTGCTGGAAGGCAGGGCTTTAAAGCTGGAAAGCGTTGTGAACAAGGACGTGCTAAGAAAGGTGATTACAGATGGTTCCTATTATACCGATCAGCGCGATGTTGACCTGCTGGTGGATTCCCTCGCCGGTAAGTTACTCGCCCTTGGCCAGCCCGACAACCTGGGTGCGCTCAACAAAGGCGCTTATGCCATTACCGCTCCCGTGCCATGGAAAACAACCATTGGAGGAATTGATTTTCAGGATCGCCTGCGGGCATCCCGCCAAAGACTTGGGTTCGATTCTGCTTTATACGTACAGGAGTTAACCAGCCCCGTCAACAGTGAATTGTTAAGTGGAGCGTCCTCTTCGGGAGGTCGGGTCATGATTGCAACTGGTGATCAGGAAATGACGGGGCGGGTCCTGTACCAGGATAAACCCATGCCAGGTGTGCTGGTACAATTAAGACAGCACATACCTTCCCTCGAAGAAGATTCACTCACCGGGATCATTGGTTACGCACGCACCAATGCCAAAGGCGAGTTTGCCTTTGCTGGTTTGTTTCGTGATTCCGGGTACAGTGTACTGCCCTTGAAACCCGGCTACGAATTTGGCAGCAGAAAAGGTACCAGTGCACTGAGGAATAACCCTGCTTTCACCTTTGTGGCAAAGCCACATAAAATAAGACTCATAGGTTCCATCGTATACGGACAATTAAAAGAAGATGGCGCTTTAATAGTCCGGACACCCGAAGAATTCAAGACCAGCTTTCAGATCATAGCCGGTGGCCTTATCCTCGCTTTCTTTATTGTACACCTCATCCTGTCCGTCAGAAAACGGCAGCCCGATATTTTCCTGTTGCCCGTACTCTTGCTTTTGTGTGGCATATCCGTATTAACCCTCTTTAGTATCCAGCATCCCCTTACCGATTCACTCCATGCTTTTCAAACCCTGCAGGGCATTGTAGCGGGGCTTGTTGCCTATACTGTCTTCAGTAGTGTGAATGTAGGCGCCTGGTATACCCGCTGGTGGTTTGATGGCTTGTTCAACTTCAGGAATAAGCATATCTACCAGCTCAAAGGATGGACCTGGTTGGCCCTGGCCGTAGCGCTGGCCATCACCACCGTATTGATTGGAACGGGGCCTGAGGGCAGTGGTGTAAAAGTAAACCTCCAGCTGGGTGGATTTACCTTCCAGCCCAGTGAGATCACCAAGTACCTCCTGTTATTTTTCCTCGCGGCATTCTTCGCTGCCAATGAAGAGAATATACGCAACCTGTCAGATATACGCTGGCGCTTTTACATCAACTGGGGCGTGTTTGCCGGCATTGGTCTTATCCTCGCCCTCTATCTTTTTATGGGCGATATGGGACCTGCCCTGGTAGTGTGTTTCACTTTCTTATTCTTTTACAGCATCGCCCGTGGCAACCTCCTCTTTACTGTAATGGCAGGGCTGATATATGGCGGATTGTTATTGGTGCTGCCCGGATGGATGGCTACCGCAGCGGCACTGCTCCTGGTAGTGATCGGCTTATTGGTACAAGGTAACCTCCGCAGCACCAAATGGTATGGCGCTTTTGCTGCCATCGCCGATGCACCTGTCATCATCATCATGGTCATAGCCGCTTTTGCCTTTGGCGATAAGGTGCCCGGCATAGGAGAGCGGCTGGCCGATCGCAAAGCCATGTGGCTAAGCCAATGGGACAATGATGTATTTGGCGGTGATCACCTCGCCCATTCCTATTGGACACTTTCTTCCGGTGGATTTTCAGGCCAGGGCATAGGTCGCGGTTTCCCCAACACCATGCCTGCTGCCCATACCGACATGATCCTGCCCAGTATCGGTGAAGAATTGGGTTGGTTGGGCCTCGTGGCTGTATTGCTGCTGTTTGGCATACTCATTCACCGCAGTTTCCTCCATGCACGCAGATCAGGTCAGCCATTCACCTTTTACCTCTGTGCCGGTATTGCCATTACTATCGGCATCCAGCTCCTCATCATTGCTGGTGGCTCCATTGGATTACTGCCCCTTACCGGTGTAGCCGTTCCATTTCTCAGTTATGGCAAAATATCACTCATCATCAACCTGGCCGCCATGGGCATTGTGGCTGGTATCTCCGCCAGGGAAGGACAGGAAGTGCAGCGCGAGCGCATGCAAAAGAACTATGATCCCGTATTGGCAACCGGTATCGCCTTTTTCCTGATCGGCATCATTGCCCTGTCCGCTAAATTATTATTTGTGCAGGTCATCGACCGTGATAAATACATCGTAAAGCAGGCACGTGTGGTCATGCGCAACGGCGTGCCCGTATACAGCTACAATCCACGTATAGATAAGCTCATGCGCCTGCTTGCTGCCGGCAATGTATATGATCGCAAGGGCCTCGTACTTGCCACCAGTGAACCAGGTACTATTCAGCAAAACATGGATACACTGCAGCGTGCCGGCCTTAGCAGCGCCTGGCTGCACCAGCTGATGCAAAAAAGAGTGCGGCGCTTTTATCCCTTTGCAGAAGGTCTTTTCTTTTGGACAGGCGATTACAATACCCGTTTGTTTTGGGGGCAGGCCAATGGCTATTTTGCAGAAGCACGGCACCTTACCGCGCTGAGAGGATTTGGCGTAACCCGTGAAATACAGGATTCCGTATATACCCTCTATCAGCCTGACCGCTTCACCAGGCCCTTCTATAAAACAGTGCCTATGGCCCGGTACGATTATACAGCACTGGTGGATGGGCTAAAGAGTGGTATCGATACCAACGAAGCTGCCATCAGGAAGATAAGAGACAAGGATAGGAACATACAGCTCACAGTAGATGCTGCCCTGCAGGTAGAACTGCAGGACTCCCTGCGCAACAGCCTCTTTCAGCAAAAACGGATATCCGTAGTGGTATTGGATGCAGCCACCGGCGATGTACTGGCATCTGCATTGAATCCATTGCCCAACCTCCAGTCGCCCGAACTCATGCAATTGTCCGACAGGGAAAGGAATCAGCTGGAAACACCTGTCACAGAGAGAGACCTTGGTATGACCTACTCTACAGCCCCTGGCTCCACCGCTAAAATACTCACCGCCATGGCTGGGTTTAATAAAATGGGTATGGCAGCTACCGAAGTGAGGTACAACGATATCTATCGCCCTGAAATATTCCGCGACAATAAAAGAGAGCAGGAGCCATTTATTCCCAAAGTTCCTTTTGTAGACATGCACGAAGCCATTGTCAATTCCAGCAATATCTTCTTCATTCGCCTGGCCAACGAAAACCACCTGGAAGAAGAAATGGCCGCCTTGTATGAAGCAACAGGCATGAGCCTGGAACAGCGTGGTGGCTATAACTATACCGGATCAAATGATGTGCAGAAACAATCAGCCGATTTGGCCGCCTGGAGAAAGGAGGTGCTCAACCACGACCGCAAGCAATACAATAACCCCAACTATGTAGGTACTACCAAACGTTACCGCAGCTTGTTTTCCGGCATTGCCTGGGGCCAAAGCGTACTGACCGCTACTCCGGCATCCATGGCCAGGATGGCAGGTGGCATCGCCAATCATGGTTTGTTGCAACCCTCCCGGTATTCTTTACAGGAAGCCGGAAAACCAACACCCTTGCCCGAAGGAATTAAGATCGCTAAGGATACTGCCTATGCTTCTTTGCTGAAGCAATTCATGATCGACCAGTCCAGTACACCCGGTAAGCTAAAGATCAAGGATACCAGGGTAGCAGGTAAATCAGGTACACCCGAGCGTATTATCAAAGGAGAAAAGCAGTCCGATGGGTGGTATGTATTCTTTGCACCCACGCCCGATAATACTTCGTATACCGTCACCTGTATTCGTATTGAAAGTGGGCAGAGTTCTGCCAATGCTGTACTCCTGGCCAATACCGTGGCGAAGATCTTACAGCGAAGGGCTTACATGGGTTCATTTTAG
- a CDS encoding formylglycine-generating enzyme family protein has translation MGFQNSIILTGIIVVLLHTMAGQAQDGGDFVTIPKGQYTVGKKGHVLNPFRRVRVDSFRIATRETTNAQFDAFIKATGYVTDAERKHDALVYKPVLQEFEWFNDSTASWRYPNGMIRGGIENKMAHPVTSISYSDILVYCRWAGVRLPSLDEWEIACRAGTTTDFSFGNDTALLSKYANTWHGKDHLMPDSTDGYLFTSPTGSFAPNAWGLYDMYGNVFEFCSGKLKAYPSPTVAHARGGSWWCSPNSCHFFNSYDIGRTNIHASFSNQGFRVVK, from the coding sequence ATGGGCTTCCAAAATAGCATTATACTAACAGGCATCATCGTCGTATTACTCCATACGATGGCTGGCCAGGCGCAGGATGGCGGGGATTTTGTCACTATCCCCAAAGGGCAATATACAGTGGGTAAGAAAGGGCATGTGCTCAATCCTTTCCGCCGGGTAAGGGTAGACAGTTTCCGCATTGCTACGCGGGAAACAACGAATGCGCAATTTGACGCTTTCATCAAGGCCACCGGTTATGTTACAGATGCCGAACGGAAGCATGATGCACTGGTCTATAAACCGGTGCTTCAGGAATTTGAATGGTTCAATGATAGCACTGCCAGCTGGCGATACCCCAACGGTATGATCCGGGGAGGCATTGAAAATAAGATGGCTCATCCGGTTACCAGTATCAGCTACAGTGATATTTTGGTCTATTGCCGGTGGGCAGGTGTACGGCTACCGTCGCTGGACGAATGGGAAATTGCCTGCAGGGCAGGCACCACTACAGACTTCTCCTTTGGTAATGATACGGCACTCCTGAGCAAGTATGCGAATACCTGGCATGGAAAAGATCACCTGATGCCCGACAGTACGGATGGCTATCTTTTTACCAGTCCAACGGGCAGCTTTGCACCCAATGCCTGGGGTTTGTATGACATGTACGGAAATGTATTTGAGTTTTGCAGCGGCAAGCTAAAGGCTTATCCCAGCCCTACAGTGGCGCATGCGCGGGGAGGTTCCTGGTGGTGCAGCCCCAATAGTTGTCATTTCTTTAATTCCTACGATATCGGCAGGACAAATATCCACGCCTCCTTCAGTAACCAGGGATTCAGGGTCGTTAAATAA
- a CDS encoding PP2C family protein-serine/threonine phosphatase, with protein MKSMFISGNTDPGRRRKENQDAWIAQQLWSPDNALLAVIDGVGGYTGGEKAAAIARESIIQYMQLPKGDTLTMLREAVIFANNRIVEERKKDQHISEMCCVLTAVVADAATQSLYFAHVGDTRLYRYREGKLQKLTKDHSFVGIREDAGEMTELEAMNHPHRNQILREVGSTPHRLDDEDFMDYGRDELLPGDSLLLCSDGLTDMITVQQVTTVLSTGQPLPNKVSSLIALANEMGGNDNITVVLLKRKPVTAKKQVPVVNPIAEVKDAQPATPVEAKDCRLSTADCRLPTADCRPSTADPRPKTHNTPPRLLWAALILLLVAGAGWYFTPPKRMEIPPPEVIVVDSNKATTAVRVNHPAVPGPVVEEQTDTLRIAATKSWKYIQQYVDSIGKTLVILPAKNNQTKFAAIEINDRSANPGDTILIKNIRVKNFETGIKVQVPILLKTDNLVFENIKYPFNNLVKSDSSHPSLLIMNNVKR; from the coding sequence ATGAAAAGCATGTTCATCAGCGGAAATACGGATCCGGGTAGGCGTCGGAAAGAAAACCAGGACGCCTGGATTGCGCAGCAGCTATGGTCGCCCGACAATGCTTTGCTGGCTGTGATCGATGGAGTAGGGGGATATACCGGCGGTGAAAAGGCCGCAGCTATTGCCCGTGAAAGTATTATACAATACATGCAATTGCCCAAGGGCGATACCCTCACTATGCTGCGGGAAGCCGTCATCTTTGCCAATAACCGCATTGTAGAAGAAAGAAAAAAAGACCAGCACATCAGCGAAATGTGTTGTGTGCTCACCGCAGTAGTGGCCGATGCAGCCACCCAATCTCTTTATTTTGCCCATGTAGGCGATACAAGACTTTATCGCTACAGAGAGGGCAAGCTGCAGAAGCTGACCAAGGACCATTCTTTTGTAGGCATCCGGGAAGACGCAGGAGAAATGACCGAGCTGGAAGCCATGAACCACCCCCATCGCAACCAGATACTCCGGGAAGTAGGGTCTACCCCGCACCGGCTGGATGATGAAGATTTTATGGATTATGGCCGCGATGAGTTGCTGCCGGGCGATAGTTTACTATTGTGCAGTGATGGTTTGACTGATATGATCACTGTACAACAGGTGACCACCGTACTATCTACCGGACAACCCTTGCCCAATAAGGTGAGCAGTCTCATTGCCCTGGCCAACGAAATGGGGGGCAACGACAACATCACCGTAGTATTGCTAAAGCGTAAACCTGTCACCGCCAAAAAGCAGGTGCCCGTGGTAAATCCAATTGCCGAAGTAAAAGATGCACAACCAGCTACACCAGTCGAAGCAAAAGATTGCCGACTGTCGACTGCCGATTGCCGACTGCCGACTGCCGATTGCCGACCATCAACTGCCGATCCACGACCGAAAACGCACAATACGCCGCCCCGTTTATTGTGGGCCGCCCTCATCCTCCTGCTCGTAGCAGGAGCAGGCTGGTATTTTACACCGCCCAAAAGAATGGAGATACCACCGCCTGAAGTTATTGTTGTTGATAGTAATAAAGCGACTACGGCCGTGCGCGTGAATCATCCCGCCGTCCCCGGCCCGGTGGTCGAAGAACAAACAGATACGCTGCGGATAGCCGCTACTAAAAGCTGGAAATACATTCAACAATATGTAGACAGCATTGGCAAAACGCTGGTGATCCTGCCCGCTAAAAACAACCAGACAAAGTTTGCCGCCATTGAGATCAATGACAGGTCTGCCAATCCCGGTGATACCATCCTCATTAAAAATATACGCGTTAAGAACTTCGAGACCGGCATCAAAGTACAGGTGCCCATTCTCCTCAAAACAGATAACCTCGTCTTTGAAAATATCAAATATCCATTCAATAATCTTGTGAAATCCGATAGCAGCCATCCCTCCCTTTTGATCATGAACAACGTCAAGCGATAA
- a CDS encoding DUF3037 domain-containing protein, whose product MQEQHLFEYAVIRVVPRVEREEFLNVGVILYCRKPAFLQTLHTLNTDRLQAFCATLDIEEVKAYLCAFEHICLGHAAGGPIAKLDMASRFRWLTATRSTIVQSSKVHPGFCTDPMATLEKLHERLVL is encoded by the coding sequence ATGCAAGAACAACACTTATTTGAGTATGCGGTGATCCGCGTGGTACCGAGGGTAGAACGGGAAGAATTCCTGAATGTGGGCGTTATTCTGTATTGCAGAAAACCAGCTTTCCTGCAAACGCTGCATACGCTGAATACCGACAGGTTGCAGGCATTTTGTGCCACACTGGACATTGAAGAAGTAAAGGCCTACCTGTGCGCTTTTGAACATATATGCCTGGGGCACGCAGCCGGGGGGCCGATCGCCAAGCTGGATATGGCCTCACGTTTCCGCTGGCTGACAGCCACCCGCAGCACGATCGTACAAAGCTCAAAAGTGCATCCGGGATTTTGCACGGACCCGATGGCGACGTTGGAAAAGCTGCACGAAAGGTTGGTGTTGTAG
- a CDS encoding HipA family kinase: protein MNSKPQLRTVQVIRYVTPLREGGSLPAIAEADDEFLYVLKFRGAGQGVKSLIAELIGGEIARLLGLRVPEIVFAQLDTAFGRTEPDEEIQDLLKASVGLNLGLHYLSGSITYDPAVTKLPSRLASQIVWLDCLLTNVDRTARNTNMLVWNKELWLIDHGASLYFHHSWTNWEEQAKRPFAPVKDHVLLPQAAELDIVDAEYAPLLTEERIRAIVGLVPDDWLTGGSEDGSANERREVYIQFLLTRVASSPIFVKEAQHARTTLI from the coding sequence ATGAACAGTAAACCACAATTGAGGACGGTACAGGTGATCCGTTATGTGACGCCTTTGCGTGAGGGCGGTTCGCTGCCGGCCATTGCCGAGGCGGATGACGAGTTCCTTTATGTACTGAAATTCCGGGGAGCAGGTCAGGGGGTGAAATCGCTGATAGCGGAACTGATCGGCGGAGAAATAGCGCGGCTGCTTGGGTTACGTGTGCCGGAGATCGTATTTGCGCAGCTGGATACGGCTTTTGGCCGTACTGAGCCGGATGAAGAGATACAGGACCTGCTGAAAGCCAGTGTGGGATTGAACCTGGGACTGCACTATTTGTCGGGCTCTATTACCTATGATCCGGCAGTGACCAAACTTCCCTCCAGACTCGCTTCACAAATAGTGTGGCTGGACTGCCTGCTTACGAATGTAGACCGGACTGCACGCAATACGAATATGCTGGTTTGGAATAAAGAGTTGTGGCTGATCGATCATGGCGCCTCGTTGTATTTCCATCACTCGTGGACGAACTGGGAAGAGCAAGCCAAACGTCCTTTTGCCCCGGTGAAGGACCATGTACTGTTACCACAGGCAGCCGAACTGGACATAGTAGACGCGGAATACGCGCCACTGCTTACAGAAGAACGCATCCGCGCCATCGTGGGCCTGGTGCCTGACGACTGGTTAACGGGTGGTTCGGAAGACGGGTCCGCCAATGAACGCCGGGAAGTATATATCCAATTCTTATTAACACGCGTAGCCTCCTCTCCCATTTTTGTAAAAGAAGCCCAGCATGCAAGAACAACACTTATTTGA
- a CDS encoding FHA domain-containing protein, whose protein sequence is MKNLINKLKKSFGLTEESPDTDQAVSSTKEESPDSFIPATPVKRDAIIKFIIQALKPYVDEKSMSVAGLRFYILCTSHEQEEAAGIALYTDKPGMFKTEHLERKLLNHFIQLEQDWFFEYQIVKDQLPENCIQQGSFGLKVTRAGEHIVEKYAAACLQVLVGQAEQFEYVLDPHTQLRFNIGRSKSPQLSSGKIQLNDIVFLAAGEPGFDEIAGRANLHVSRNHAYIIYDPKVDKYLLYPDKGGLPDSGNKIKVHTADDKVKWLNMYGIAHHLQEGDQIELGGEAILRFKKG, encoded by the coding sequence ATGAAAAACTTAATCAACAAACTGAAGAAAAGCTTTGGCCTCACAGAGGAATCCCCTGATACAGATCAGGCCGTATCATCGACAAAGGAAGAATCTCCCGACTCCTTTATCCCGGCCACTCCTGTGAAGCGGGATGCCATCATTAAGTTTATTATCCAGGCACTCAAACCATACGTAGACGAAAAAAGCATGTCCGTGGCGGGCCTGCGTTTTTATATTCTATGTACCAGTCACGAGCAGGAAGAGGCAGCGGGCATTGCCTTGTATACCGATAAGCCAGGTATGTTTAAAACAGAGCACCTGGAAAGGAAATTGCTCAACCATTTTATACAATTGGAACAGGATTGGTTTTTTGAATACCAAATAGTAAAGGACCAATTGCCCGAGAATTGTATCCAGCAGGGCAGCTTTGGATTGAAAGTTACCCGGGCAGGTGAGCACATTGTAGAAAAATACGCAGCCGCTTGCCTGCAGGTACTCGTAGGCCAGGCCGAACAATTTGAATATGTACTCGATCCGCATACCCAGCTACGGTTCAACATTGGCAGAAGCAAATCCCCCCAGCTCTCGTCTGGCAAAATTCAATTGAACGATATCGTATTCCTGGCCGCCGGCGAACCTGGCTTCGATGAAATAGCTGGCCGGGCCAACCTGCATGTAAGCCGCAACCACGCCTACATAATCTATGATCCTAAAGTAGATAAATACCTCCTGTACCCCGATAAAGGAGGGCTGCCCGATAGTGGCAACAAGATCAAAGTGCATACCGCCGACGACAAAGTAAAATGGCTCAACATGTATGGCATTGCCCATCACTTGCAGGAAGGCGATCAGATTGAACTGGGCGGTGAAGCCATTTTGAGATTTAAGAAAGGGTAG
- a CDS encoding serine/threonine-protein kinase, producing the protein MATSIFREYFKGYEILGELGRGNARVLKARSLQTGELVAIKHFAFNTEPDTLRRFQRESEIMKSIQHEYIVKIIEVHLDAELPYIVMQLVEGGDLRSLLRMHHTLDIATVIRLAHHMTEALDAIHAKAVVHRDVKPENIMYRRLPTGEIHFLLTDFGIAKLREQSDTITVTGASMLTYDYASPEQFNQSKNVSTPTDYYSLGVVIYECLTGLVPFEYEQDDLLMHINRVIASPIPVPRLPAHRSLPPSLMLLMEGLLTKQGSHRLADPVQVRHLLKMAAIEDLRGIRTLPPAEQSETVKYVAPPPPPPTKKREITFIAVVLLLISVAIFFSWTTLVKSNAIAAETTPPDIKPSHVQEVKYNIPSGKRKYLAAPIQAPAIPIEPVQEDIPERTPETNPGITLNNGVYYNDFSDPQDTIWDIGKDETSEFNLADGKYIMKGLADSLSYSTAAKFNLDIHKDFTIMANATHWGDSAGDPFGLNFCGDQQQDSYFVFYITSNGYYSVGALIKDEWKVFVDWTPSANIRPDAGMNMLTVEKHGTVLRFLINDRLEKTLSFTGGFGNYFGLRVDGAQTVSFDQLIVKGSQ; encoded by the coding sequence ATGGCCACTTCGATATTTAGAGAGTATTTTAAGGGGTATGAGATCCTCGGCGAACTGGGACGGGGTAATGCACGGGTATTAAAAGCCAGAAGTCTGCAAACAGGTGAGTTGGTTGCCATCAAGCACTTTGCTTTTAATACAGAACCCGATACCCTCCGGCGCTTCCAGCGCGAGTCGGAGATCATGAAGTCCATCCAGCATGAGTATATTGTTAAGATCATAGAAGTGCACCTCGATGCAGAGCTGCCCTATATCGTAATGCAATTGGTAGAGGGAGGCGATCTGCGCAGCTTGTTGAGAATGCACCATACCCTGGACATCGCTACCGTTATCCGCCTGGCACACCATATGACCGAAGCCCTGGATGCCATTCATGCCAAAGCAGTGGTGCACCGCGATGTGAAACCCGAGAATATCATGTACCGGAGACTCCCTACCGGGGAGATCCATTTCTTACTCACCGATTTTGGCATTGCCAAATTGCGCGAGCAGTCCGACACCATTACCGTTACCGGAGCTTCCATGCTCACCTATGATTACGCCTCACCTGAGCAATTCAACCAATCAAAAAATGTATCCACCCCTACCGATTATTATTCTTTGGGTGTGGTGATCTATGAATGCCTCACCGGCCTTGTTCCATTTGAATATGAACAGGACGATCTCCTAATGCACATCAACCGTGTGATCGCCTCGCCCATCCCCGTGCCCCGGCTGCCGGCTCATCGTTCCCTGCCACCCAGCCTGATGTTATTGATGGAAGGTCTGCTCACCAAACAAGGTTCCCACCGGTTGGCCGATCCTGTCCAGGTACGACACCTCTTAAAAATGGCCGCTATCGAAGACCTGCGGGGCATCAGAACCTTGCCGCCGGCTGAACAAAGTGAAACCGTCAAATACGTGGCGCCTCCACCGCCCCCGCCCACCAAAAAACGTGAGATCACTTTTATTGCTGTTGTGTTGTTGCTGATCAGTGTGGCCATCTTCTTTTCCTGGACCACCCTTGTTAAGTCAAATGCCATTGCTGCTGAGACCACGCCGCCTGATATTAAACCATCCCATGTGCAGGAGGTCAAATACAATATCCCCTCGGGAAAAAGAAAATACCTGGCGGCGCCCATACAGGCTCCTGCCATCCCTATAGAACCTGTTCAGGAAGATATTCCCGAACGAACACCCGAAACCAACCCGGGCATAACCTTGAACAATGGCGTGTATTACAATGATTTTAGTGATCCGCAGGATACCATTTGGGATATTGGGAAAGATGAGACCAGTGAGTTCAACCTGGCAGATGGGAAATACATTATGAAAGGATTGGCCGATAGCCTGAGTTATTCTACGGCCGCTAAATTCAACCTGGATATCCATAAAGACTTCACCATCATGGCCAATGCTACCCATTGGGGAGATAGCGCCGGCGATCCTTTTGGCCTTAACTTCTGTGGCGATCAGCAACAGGATTCCTACTTCGTTTTTTATATTACTTCCAACGGGTATTATTCTGTGGGGGCTTTAATAAAAGATGAATGGAAGGTGTTCGTGGATTGGACACCCTCAGCCAATATCCGCCCGGATGCCGGCATGAACATGCTCACCGTTGAAAAGCATGGCACCGTACTCCGTTTCCTGATCAACGACCGGTTGGAAAAGACCTTATCCTTTACCGGTGGCTTTGGCAATTATTTTGGCCTTCGGGTGGATGGCGCCCAAACAGTATCGTTTGACCAGCTTATTGTAAAGGGATCACAATAA